One Leucobacter muris DNA segment encodes these proteins:
- a CDS encoding ABC transporter permease gives MAFTAFSGSAKAVEQNPSRKGIVALVLLAPGIAYMLLFFVAPFVQLALTSIQAPAESGGIGQYVAAAQFSNYWTAMQEYWPQLLRSFAYALTATIVGLLISYPLAYLIGVKVRSKPMLQGVLLILVVAPFFISFLLRTLAWKSILPSDLIGTHFSVIFGLIYNFIPFMVLPMFASLQALDLRLLEAGSDLYASPVTTFRKITLPLSMPGVVSGTLLSFIPMSGDYVNASREFLGGTGTTMIGNVIESNFLQTQNYPMAAALSIMLMLIILVLVATYVRKSGAEDLL, from the coding sequence ATGGCATTCACCGCGTTCTCCGGCAGTGCGAAAGCCGTAGAGCAGAATCCGAGCCGGAAGGGCATCGTGGCGCTGGTGCTGCTCGCACCGGGCATCGCCTACATGCTGCTCTTCTTCGTCGCCCCGTTCGTGCAGCTCGCGCTCACGTCGATCCAGGCTCCCGCCGAGAGCGGCGGCATCGGGCAGTACGTCGCCGCAGCCCAGTTCTCGAACTACTGGACCGCGATGCAGGAGTACTGGCCCCAGCTGCTGCGCTCCTTCGCGTACGCCCTCACCGCCACGATCGTCGGTCTGTTGATCAGCTACCCGCTGGCCTACCTGATCGGCGTGAAGGTGCGGTCGAAGCCCATGCTGCAGGGGGTGCTGCTGATCCTCGTGGTCGCGCCCTTCTTCATCAGCTTCCTGCTGCGCACCCTCGCGTGGAAGTCGATCCTGCCGAGCGATCTCATCGGCACGCACTTCTCGGTGATCTTCGGTCTCATCTACAACTTCATCCCGTTCATGGTGCTGCCGATGTTCGCGTCGCTGCAGGCGCTCGACCTGCGCCTGCTCGAGGCGGGATCCGATCTCTACGCCTCGCCGGTGACGACGTTCCGCAAGATCACCCTGCCGCTGTCGATGCCGGGCGTCGTCTCGGGCACGCTGCTCAGCTTCATCCCGATGTCGGGCGACTACGTCAACGCCTCGCGAGAGTTCCTCGGCGGCACCGGCACCACCATGATCGGCAACGTGATCGAGTCGAACTTCCTGCAGACGCAGAACTACCCGATGGCGGCCGCGCTCTCGATCATGCTCATGCTCATCATCCTCGTGCTCGTCGCCACCTATGTGCGCAAGAGCGGGGCGGAGGACCTGCTGTGA
- a CDS encoding ABC transporter permease: MKNFSLGKAFVPVVAAITLIYLLLPIAHVILFSFNDAGRNNILWRGFTLDNWQNPCGAPQVCQAFGNSILVGVVATVIATTLGTMIAIALVRFKFKGRSTVSLLLFTPMATPEVVLGAGLAAQFLLVGVEKGIGTIILAHTMFCISYVVVAVKARVASLNPAIEEAGRDLYASPAQVFWRITLPMLMPGIIGAALLSFALSFDDFIITNFNSGTATTFPKFIYVSALKGVPAQANVLAAIVFVGALLLVIIVQMVNINKQKRLARR, from the coding sequence GTGAAGAACTTCAGTCTCGGCAAGGCGTTCGTGCCGGTGGTCGCTGCGATCACGCTGATCTACCTGCTGCTGCCGATCGCTCACGTGATCCTGTTCTCGTTCAACGATGCGGGCCGCAACAACATCCTGTGGCGCGGCTTCACCCTCGACAACTGGCAGAACCCCTGCGGCGCCCCGCAGGTGTGCCAGGCGTTCGGCAACAGCATCCTCGTGGGCGTCGTGGCCACCGTCATCGCGACCACGCTCGGCACCATGATCGCGATCGCACTCGTGCGCTTCAAGTTCAAGGGCCGCTCGACCGTGAGCCTGCTGCTGTTCACCCCGATGGCGACGCCCGAGGTCGTGCTGGGCGCGGGCCTCGCGGCGCAGTTCCTGCTCGTGGGGGTCGAGAAGGGCATCGGCACGATCATCCTCGCGCACACGATGTTCTGCATCTCGTACGTGGTGGTGGCGGTGAAGGCCCGTGTGGCGAGCCTCAACCCCGCGATCGAGGAGGCGGGGCGCGATCTCTACGCCTCGCCGGCGCAGGTGTTCTGGCGGATCACGCTGCCCATGCTGATGCCCGGCATCATCGGCGCGGCCCTGCTGTCGTTCGCGCTGTCGTTCGACGACTTCATCATCACGAACTTCAACTCGGGCACGGCGACCACCTTCCCGAAGTTCATCTACGTGTCGGCCCTCAAGGGGGTGCCGGCGCAGGCGAATGTGCTCGCGGCGATCGTGTTCGTCGGTGCGCTGCTGCTGGTGATCATCGTGCAGATGGTGAACATCAACAAGCAGAAGCGGCTGGCGCGGCGGTAA
- the yczE gene encoding membrane protein YczE → MLPRLLRLVPGLLLYGVADAFMIRAAVGVDPWTVFAQGVSVRTGLGIGLLTNLIGLAVLLLWIPLRQRPGIGTVLNILLVGPGIELGLWLLPAPESLWTRVGFFATGLVLLAVASGVYIGAHLGPGPRDGLMTGIHLRFGTPIWVGRTGVEVTVLVVGWILGGDAGLGTLAFALLIGPLCGITLPLFDPVARRNRRERAANRSAPSSESRPGPSPREAAA, encoded by the coding sequence ATGCTCCCGAGACTCCTCCGCCTCGTCCCCGGCCTCCTGCTCTACGGCGTCGCCGACGCGTTCATGATCCGCGCCGCCGTGGGCGTCGATCCCTGGACCGTCTTCGCGCAGGGCGTCTCGGTGCGCACCGGCCTGGGCATCGGCCTGCTCACCAACCTCATCGGGCTCGCGGTGCTGCTGCTCTGGATCCCGCTGCGGCAGCGGCCCGGGATCGGCACGGTGCTCAACATCCTGCTCGTCGGCCCCGGCATCGAACTCGGCCTCTGGCTGCTGCCCGCCCCGGAGTCTCTCTGGACCCGAGTCGGCTTCTTCGCCACCGGCCTCGTGCTGCTCGCGGTCGCGAGCGGCGTCTACATCGGCGCGCACCTCGGCCCCGGGCCGAGGGACGGGCTGATGACCGGGATCCATCTGCGCTTCGGCACGCCGATCTGGGTCGGCCGCACCGGCGTCGAGGTGACGGTGCTGGTCGTCGGGTGGATCCTCGGCGGCGATGCGGGCCTCGGCACACTCGCCTTCGCGCTGCTCATCGGACCGCTGTGCGGGATCACCCTGCCCCTGTTCGACCCGGTCGCGCGACGAAACCGCCGTGAGCGCGCCGCGAACCGCAGCGCTCCGTCGTCCGAGAGCCGACCCGGCCCCTCCCCGCGAGAAGCGGCCGCCTGA
- the yczR gene encoding MocR-like transcription factor YczR: MLPAERPLAEQLGVSRTTVASAYEDLRERGVVESRRGSGTVVRTRRGDRAPWESGATEEIALTRASPGPWTRLPELGRQALDEHPDAFLLDGFDTIGHPALRAAIAERYTLRGLPTDPDQIMVTLGAQHAIFLIARTLLRRGDRAVVESPSYPHAREALAAAGGLVAEIPVGPRGHDAESIVEIARRTAARLAYLIPDHHNPTGLSMPPELRERLIEELAGHGTHLVVDETTAELVLGAPRPVLPFAASAAHPHHRDAILTVGSLGKTVWGGLRVGWIRAAPDLIGRLEAARVVGDLGTGTWSQVLGALALERYDEVLADRSREITAGHRALIGALRRHLPEWRVSPATGGVSVWADLGEARSTRLSREAARLGLRIPPGPQFGSPGVFERFLRLPFAAPGVDFERAVEVLRRARDGDGAAIPAPLRAELV, encoded by the coding sequence GTGCTGCCCGCCGAGCGCCCGCTCGCCGAGCAGCTCGGGGTGAGCCGCACCACCGTCGCCTCCGCCTACGAAGACCTGCGCGAGCGCGGCGTCGTCGAATCGCGGCGCGGATCGGGCACCGTGGTGCGCACCCGCCGCGGGGACCGCGCGCCCTGGGAGTCCGGCGCCACCGAGGAGATCGCCCTCACCCGCGCCTCGCCGGGCCCCTGGACGCGGCTGCCCGAGCTCGGCAGGCAGGCGCTCGACGAGCACCCCGACGCCTTCCTGCTCGACGGCTTCGACACCATCGGGCACCCTGCGCTGCGCGCCGCGATCGCCGAACGCTACACGCTGCGCGGCCTGCCCACCGACCCCGACCAGATCATGGTGACGCTCGGCGCCCAGCACGCGATCTTCCTCATCGCGCGCACTCTCCTACGACGCGGCGACCGCGCCGTCGTCGAGTCGCCCAGCTACCCGCACGCCCGTGAGGCGCTCGCCGCTGCGGGCGGTCTCGTCGCCGAGATCCCCGTGGGCCCCCGCGGCCACGACGCCGAGAGCATCGTCGAGATCGCGCGCCGCACCGCGGCCCGCCTCGCCTACCTGATCCCGGACCACCACAACCCGACCGGCCTCAGCATGCCGCCCGAACTGCGCGAGCGCCTCATCGAGGAGCTCGCAGGCCACGGCACCCACCTCGTCGTCGACGAGACGACCGCGGAGCTCGTGCTCGGAGCTCCGAGACCCGTGCTGCCGTTCGCGGCCTCGGCCGCGCACCCGCATCACCGCGACGCGATCCTCACGGTCGGCTCGCTGGGCAAGACCGTCTGGGGCGGGCTGCGCGTGGGGTGGATCCGCGCCGCCCCCGACCTCATCGGACGACTCGAGGCCGCCCGCGTGGTCGGCGATCTCGGCACCGGCACCTGGTCGCAGGTGCTGGGCGCTCTGGCCCTCGAGCGCTACGACGAGGTGCTCGCCGATCGCTCCCGCGAGATCACCGCCGGGCACCGGGCCCTCATCGGCGCACTGCGCCGGCACCTGCCGGAGTGGCGGGTCTCACCGGCCACCGGCGGCGTCAGCGTCTGGGCCGACCTGGGGGAGGCGCGCAGCACGCGGCTGAGCCGCGAGGCCGCCCGCCTCGGACTGCGCATCCCGCCCGGCCCCCAGTTCGGCAGCCCCGGCGTGTTCGAGCGCTTCCTCCGGCTGCCGTTCGCGGCCCCCGGCGTCGACTTCGAACGCGCCGTCGAGGTGCTGCGGCGAGCCCGGGACGGCGACGGCGCCGCGATTCCGGCGCCCCTGCGCGCCGAACTGGTCTGA
- the prfB gene encoding peptide chain release factor 2: protein MLDLDFSARIRALRATYADIAAVTDLPRLEQEIVELEQQAAAPDLWDDPAAAQKVTSGLSHRQAQVRKLRGVENRLDDLEVLIELAQEADDADSAQEAADELAALEKLVQDLEVQTMLSGEYDDRAAVVTIRSGAGGDDATDFAEILLRMYLRWAEQHGYSTKVLDTSYAEGAGIKSATFEVEAPYAFGTLSVEAGTHRLARISPFGSADKRQTSFAGVEVIPLLEEATEVDIPENDIRVDVFRSSGPGGQSVNTTDSAVRITHIPTGIVISMQNEKSQIQNRAAAMRLLQTRLLLLQKEQEAAKKKELAGSVTASWGDQIRSYFLYGQQLVKDLRTGHESSQPDAVFDGDLDGFIAAGIRWRSLSKND from the coding sequence ATGCTCGACCTAGACTTCAGCGCCCGCATCCGCGCACTCCGCGCCACCTACGCCGACATCGCGGCGGTCACCGACCTGCCGCGGCTCGAGCAGGAGATCGTCGAACTGGAGCAGCAGGCCGCCGCCCCCGACCTGTGGGACGACCCCGCGGCCGCGCAGAAGGTCACCAGCGGGCTGTCGCACCGGCAGGCGCAGGTGCGCAAGCTGCGCGGCGTGGAGAACCGGCTCGACGACCTCGAGGTGCTGATCGAACTCGCGCAGGAGGCCGACGACGCCGATTCGGCGCAGGAGGCCGCCGACGAGCTCGCCGCCCTCGAGAAGCTCGTGCAGGACCTCGAAGTGCAGACGATGCTGTCGGGGGAGTACGACGACCGCGCAGCGGTCGTCACGATCCGCTCGGGCGCCGGCGGCGACGACGCCACCGACTTCGCCGAGATCCTGCTGCGCATGTACCTGCGCTGGGCCGAGCAGCACGGCTACTCGACGAAGGTGCTCGACACCTCGTACGCCGAGGGCGCCGGGATCAAGTCGGCCACCTTCGAGGTCGAGGCGCCCTACGCCTTCGGCACGCTCTCGGTGGAGGCCGGCACCCACCGTCTGGCCCGCATCAGCCCGTTCGGCTCAGCCGACAAGCGCCAGACGAGCTTCGCGGGAGTCGAGGTGATCCCGCTGCTCGAAGAGGCGACCGAGGTCGACATTCCCGAGAACGACATCCGCGTCGACGTCTTCCGCTCGTCGGGCCCCGGCGGCCAGTCGGTGAACACCACCGACTCGGCCGTGCGCATCACGCACATCCCGACGGGCATCGTGATCTCGATGCAGAACGAGAAGTCCCAGATCCAGAACCGCGCGGCCGCCATGCGCCTGCTGCAGACCCGGCTCCTGCTGCTGCAGAAGGAGCAGGAGGCCGCGAAGAAGAAGGAACTCGCGGGATCGGTCACGGCGAGCTGGGGCGACCAGATCCGCTCCTACTTCCTGTACGGTCAGCAACTCGTGAAGGATCTGCGCACCGGTCACGAGTCGTCGCAGCCCGACGCCGTGTTCGACGGTGACCTCGACGGGTTCATCGCCGCGGGCATCCGCTGGCGGTCGCTCTCGAAGAACGACTAG